Part of the Haemophilus influenzae genome is shown below.
CCAACCAACCAACCAACCAACCAACCAACCAACCAACCAACCAACCAACCAACCAACCAACCAACCAACCAACCAACCAACCAACCAACCAACCAACCAACCAACCAAGATGGTAATGTTTCTGAACAACTAGAACAAATTAATGTTTTGGGAAACACTGACACAACAATAAATATTAAAGAAAAAAAAGTTGGCGAAACTCAAATTAGTGCTAAACAACTGGCCAAGCAGCAAGCTTCAGATTCTCGAGATATTGTGCGTTATGAAACAGGGGTTACTGTCGTTGAAGCAGGAAGATTTGGCTCTAGTGGTTACGCAATACGTGGTGTAGAGGAAAACCGTGTTGCAGTCCAAATAGATGGCTTAGCTCAAGCAGAAACAATCTCTTCACAAGGATTTAAAGAGCTATTTGAAGGCTATGGAAACTTTAATAACACAAGAAACAGTGCTGAAATTGAAACCTTAAAAGAAGTAAAAATTAATAAAGGCGCAAATTCAATTAAAGCTGGTAGCGGTGCTCTTGGAGGCTCTGTTTCTTTTGAAACAAAAGACGCTCGTGATTTTTTAACAGAAAAAAATTATCATTTTTCTTATAAGCACGGTTATAACTCCGTAAATCAACAAAACTTGAACACATTAACTACCGCAGGGCGTTATAAATGGTTTGATTTTCTTGTTGTTCATACAGATCGTCAAAGTGACGAAAGCAAAAACTATGGCTATCACCATTATGATGGAAATATTCAAGGCAAAACTCGTGAAAAAGCCGATCCTTACCGCTATAAATTAAAAAGTACTTTATTAAAATTATCTTTCCAGCCCACTGAAAACCATCGTTTAACACTGGCTGCAGATTTATATGATAACACCTCAAAAGGTCACGATTTTTCTTATAATTTAAATTCATCCAATTTAATTCAAAATTGTTCAGAAACAGAAGGGCATTGTGCAGAAAAAGCATTACGCCACACAAATGATCAAATAAAACGCAAGAATTATTCCGTTATTTATGAAAATTACAGCGTAAATCCACTTTACGATACATTACGAATTTCATTTTCTAATCAAACAATTCGTACTAGAGCAAGAACAGATGATTATTGTGATGGAAATAGTCGTTGTGAAGGCTTTAATAATCCATTAGGGTTGCATTTTAATGAAGAAAATCAACTTGTTGGAGCAGATAACAACCCTGTGGACTATAAAAATATTCCAGATAAAGTCACCGATAAAGTTATAACAGTTGAAAAGACATTTACAGTTGATACTAGTAAAAGTTCATGGAAATGGGACGATACATTTAGAAATAATCTCAGACAATCTCAAATCGAATTAAATACTCACTATAAGACACGAGGAGTCTCTTACGATCTTGATTTAATGAAAATAAACGGAAATATCGTTACTGTACCTTATGAAATTCCCCAAGGTAAAGAAATCATCCCTGGAGATCGGCATTTAACCGTAAATGGTAAAACATATAAGAATGATGAGGTTAATAAACAACCATTTTCATTAACTTCTACTTATAATGATTTAATTTTACCTTGCCATCAAGAAGGAGGGGTTAATTGCAAAAAATCTACCATTGAAGCTTTTGATAAAGAAGGAAATATTGTAAATATACCCATTACAATTGAAAAAGCCGCTACTGGTGATGACGTAGCACACCTTCAAAAACAAGAGTTTGATAAGAACAATAGAAGATATACTCAGATAAGTGCTCCAAATTTACTATTACCATCAGGGGCGGGTTATTTAGAAAATACTTGGACAAAACGCGATTTAAATACTATAACCAAACAACTCAATCTTGATTTAACTAAATATATTGAGATTGGACGTACTCAGCATAATTTATCCTATGGCGGATTATGGTCTCAAATAAAGAAAGAAATGATAAATCATTCGGGTTTTAATGCAATTTCCAAAGTTTGGTGGGCTACATATCCCAAAGACTGTCAATCAGGAGATGGCTTCAATCCTTTCTGTAATAGAATAGACACTTACTCTTTCTTAATTCCGGTAAAAACAAACACTACAGCGTTATATTTTGCAGATGATGTCAAAGTCAATAACTATTGGGGCTTTGATTGGGCATTTCGTTATGACAGAATTAAACACGCTCCAGAGTATGTTCCAGGCAAGACCCCTAAAGTTCCTGATGGATTAGTCGCCAACCCAACTCTTGAACCAAAATTTAATATAGCGAATGTTTATTCGGATCCTGAAGAATTAGCAAAAATGCAAAAAAATGCTCTTGCCCGTATTCAAGAGATTGCACAGAAAAGAAAACACGCTACCTATTCTTATTCTTTAGGTTTAACCCTAGATCCATTTGATTGGTTAAGAGTGCAAACAAAATACAGAAAAGGATTTAGAGCACCAACAAGCGATGAAACCTATTTCACTTTCCTTCATCCGGACATTTCTATTGTACCGAATACAGATCTAGAAATAGAAACATCAAAAAATAAAGAAATTGCATTTACATTCCATAAACCATTTGGCTATTTGACTACAAGTATATTCCGCACAGACTATAACAATTATATTGATCTTGCGCATATATGTGATAGCGGAAAAGGAAATTGCCCTACACTAATAGGTCGTAATCTTGAGTATCCGATATATAAAAATGTTAATCGACCAACAGCAAAACTCACTGGCTTTGAACTACAAGCTAAATTAATATTAGGTGAAATAGCAAAACCATTAACAGGTTTCAGTATCGGTTATAAATTTACTTACCAAAAAGGTAAAATGACTTATGATCCTAAGATTGATGAAGTTAAACCAACGGATGGATATATTCCAATGAATGCAATTCAGCCAAAAACATCCGTGATAAATCTAAGTTATGCACATCCTAAAGATTATTTTGGGATTGATGTTTATCTTACTCACGTAAGTGCAAAAAAAGGAAAAGAAACTTACAACCGCTATAAACCCAAATTCAATGATTTAAAAAACAGCTATGTTAAGTGGCGTAGTAATGCTTACACATTGATTGATTTAATTAGTTTTGTAAAACCAATTCCAAATCTTACCTTACAAGCAGGGGTATATAATTTAACCAATAGAAAATATATTACTTGGGATTCTGCGAGATCAATTAGACCATTTGGTACAAGTAATTTGATTAATCAAACAACAGGCGCAGGCATTAACCGTTTCTATGCTCCAGGCAGAAACTATAGAATGTCAGTTCAGTTTGAGTTTTAGTTTTAGTTATCTCTAAAACCCAAAGTGATATTATTTATAGGGTCTCGGCTTATGTCCCCCTATAACAACTGAAATTACAAAAGTGGATGATGGCTATTTATTAAAGGCAGATTTCACTTTCTGTTGCCAAGCTGAATTGGTGATTTTTCAAATGCGTATTGCGTAAGAAAAACAGCTGAAAAATAAGCCGCACTTTTGCGGCTTATTTTGTTTTTAGGATTAGCTTTCTACAAAGCTTAAGGCTGTTTCAACCACTTCAATTCCTGCGCCTTGTTTAAACGCATTTTCGCTTAAATAGCGTCGCCATTGACGAGCACCTTTGCAATTTTGGAATGCGCCTAATATATGACGGACGATATGATTAAGGTGTATGCCTTGGCTAAGTTGCTGTTCAATATAAGGAAGCATTGACCGTACCGCTTCATGAGCGGTAACAATTGGTGCGTTAGGATCAAATAAGGCTTGGTCAATTTGCCCAAGTAAACTTGGATTTTGATAGGCCTCTCGCCCAACCATCACGCCGTCCACATATTGCAAATGTTGCTTCATTTCTTCAATGGTTTTTATGCCACCATTAATTGCGATGGTTAGATGTGGAAAATCATGTTTTAGTTGATACACCCGGGCATAATCTAATGGCGGAATTTCTCGATTTTCTTTGGGACTTAACCCCGAAAGCCAAGCTTTTCGTGCGTGGATAATAAACTCTTGGCAACCTTTTCCTTGAACTTTTTCAATAAAATCACATAAAAATTCATAGCTGTCTAATTCATCAATGCCAATACGCGTTTTCACAGTGACTGGAATTTTGACCGCACTTTGCATTTGTTCTACACAGTCTGCCACCAAATCTGCTTTCGCCATTAAGCAAGCACCAAACATTCCATTTTGTACGCGATCAGAAGGGCATCCTACATTAAGATTAATTTCGTGATAGCCTCGTTCCTCAGCAAGTTTTGCGCAATATTTGAGTTGTTCAGGATCGCTTCCTCCCAGCTGTAACGCAACGGGATTTTCTTGTAAATCAAAATCCAAGTGGTCATATTTTGCGTGGATAATCGCAGATGCAGTGACCATTTCAGTGTAAAGTAACGCATGCTTTGAAAATTGGCGATGAAAATAACGACAATGGCGTGTTGTCCAATCTAACATTGGTGCAACAGAAAAACGGCAGCGATAAAAGTGCGGTAGATTTTGAAGCATTTTTATTTCTCTTGTTCGGTTTTGCTGCGTAATTCTTCGGCTTGGCGAGCTTGCATTTGCTGGCGAAAACAGCCTGCAGCAAAGTGGTAAAATGGTTTTGGGCTAAATTGGTGCGAGATTATGGATGCAATAATGCTGGAAATCAAGAGCCAAATGAGAACGGGTTGTGCGCCTGTCATTTCCATTACAACAACACTGGCTGTAACTGGCGATTGTGTGCAGCCAGCTAAAAATGCCGCCATACATAAAATCACCAAAAAACGTTGATCAACCATACCGCCACTGAGATCCCAAAGCATTGAGCCAATGCCTGCGCCTGTTGTCAGTGATGGGGTAAAGATACCACCGGCAATACCATTCCTAGGGGTAACACAAACCAAACTGCAACAGGATATTTAGATGACCAGTGAGCATTTAGTTCTAATCCAAAATCAAATAATTTAGTAAATATTTACATATATAAAATAAAAAAAGTGCGGAGAATTTTCTCCGCACTTTTCTTTTATCTTCTTTCTGTCTTTTATCTTTAAGACATTCAAGAATCCATCAATTATTTGATGATTTTCGCTACAACACCAGCACCTACTGTACGGCCACCTTCACGGATTGCGAAACGTAAACCTTGGTCCATCGCAATTGGGTGGATTAAGCTTACTGTCATCTTGATGTTATCGCCTGGCATTACCATTTCCACGCCTTCTGGTAATTCGATTGTACCAGTTACGTCTGTTGTACGGAAATAGAATTGTGGACGGTAACCTTTGAAGAATGGAGTATGACGACCACCTTCATCTTTTGATAATACGTATACTTCTGATTCAAAATCAGTGTGTGGTGTGATTGAACCTGGTTTCGCTAATACTTGACCACGTTCGATTTCTTCACGTTTGGTACCACGTAATAATGCACCGATGTTTTCACCTGCACGACCTTCGTCAAGTAATTTACGGAACATTTCAACACCTGTTACAGTAGTTTTCGCTGTATCTTTGATACCGACGATTTCTACTTCATCACCAGTACGGATGATACCACGTTCTACACGTCCAGTTACTACTGTACCACGACCAGAGATTGAGAATACGTCTTCAATTGGAAGAAGGAACGGTTGGTCAATCGCACGTTCTGGTTCTGGAATATAAGTATCTAAGTGACCTGCTAATTCTAGGATTTTTTCTTCCCATTCTGCTACGCCGTTTAATGCTTGTAATGCAGAACCACGTACGATTGGAGTATCGTCACCTGGGAAGTCATATTGAGAAAGAAGTTCACGTACTTCCATTTCTACTAATTCTAATAACTCTTCATCATCTACCATATCGCATTTGTTTAAGAATACGATGATGTATGGTACACCTACTTGGCGACCTAATAAGATGTGTTCACGAGTTTGTGGCATAGGACCATCTGTTGCTGCTACTACTAAAATAGCACCATCCATTTGCGCCGCACCGGTAATCATGTTTTTAACATAGTCGGCGTGTCCTGGACAGTCTACGTGTGCATAGTGGCGAGTCGGTGTATCGTATTCAACGTGTGAAGTGTTGATGGTAATACCACGCGCTTTTTCTTCTGGCGCGTTATCGATTTGGTCAAATGCACGCGCTGCACCACCGTAATGTTTTGCTAATACGGTGGTAATTGCTGCTGTTAAAGTTGTTTTACCGTGGTCAACGTGGCCGATTGTACCCACGTTTACGTGCGGTTTTGTACGTTCAAATTTTTCTTTAGACATTGAAATAGTCCCTCTAAATAGACACGGTTATCGATGGGTAAATTAAACCACATTAACCAATAAATTTATTTGCTGATTGATATAAGGATGAGGAATTATAAGACTGGTGCTGATAGGCGGATTTGAACCGCCGACCTCACCCTTACCAAGGGTGCGCTCTACCAACTGAGCTATATCAGCGTCTGGAGCGGGCAGCGGGAATCGAACCCGCATCATTAGCTTGGAAGGCTAAGGTAATAGCCATTATACGATGCCCGCAAGTCCTAAATTCGTCTGTCCCATCAGGATCCATCTAAAAGATGGTGGAGGGAGAAGGATTCGAACCTTCGAAGGCTGAGCCAACAGATTTACAGTCTGCCCCCTTTGGCCGCTCGGGAACCCCTCCACACTAAATGAATACTTGATACGAAAGAATGGTGCCGACTATCGGAATCGAACTGATGACCTACTGATTACAAGTCAGTTGCTCTACCTACTGAGCTAAGTCGGCGTGTCGTAAGCAAGTGAGGCGTATTATATGGAAAAAACTTTAACTGACAAGTATTTTTTATAAAAAAGTTTATTTTTTTGATTATTCGTTTAAATCACAATCAAAAAAGTGATTTTTTAATCAAATTAGTACACATTTAATGAAAAATGAATGCTAAATTTTTATTTATAGCGTATATTTTTCTCCAATTTGTCTATTTGACTCAATAATATCTCAATGAATCTAACCCCTTTTTTAAGTTTTAACCGCAAACAATGGGCAGAATTGCGTAAATCAGTCCCCCTAAAACTTACAGAACAAGATCTTAAACCGCTTTTAGGTTTTAATGAAGAGCTATCTTTGGATGAAGTCAGTATGATTTATTTACCATTAGCTCGTTTAATTAATTATTACATTGACGAAAACCTTCGCAGACAAGCTGTTTTACACCGTTTTTTAGGGCGTAATAAAACAAAAGTACCTTATATCATTAGCATTGCAGGTAGCGTAGCGGTAGGGAAAAGCACTTCAGCACGAATACTCCAATCACTTCTTTCCCATTGGCCAGCGGAGCGCAAAGTAGATCTTATAACTACTGATGGTTTTTTATATCCATTAGAAAAACTAAAAAAAGATCATCTTTTACACAAAAAAGGTTTCCCTATTTCTTATGATACGCCCAAACTTATTCATTTTTTAGCTGATGTGAAATCTGGCAAAACTGAGGTGGAAGCACCAATCTATTCGCATTTAACCTATGATATTATTCCTGATAAATTTAATGTGATAAATAAACCTGACATTCTTATTTTAGAGGGCTTGAATGTACTTCAAACGGGTAATAATAAAACCAATCAGACATTCGTATCAGATTTTGTTGATTTCTCTATTTATGTTGATGCAGAAGAAAAATTATTGAAAGAATGGTATATCAAACGATTTCTGAAATTCCGCGAAAGTGCGTTCAACGATCCTAATTCTTACTTTAAACATTATGCCAATTTATCGAAAGAAGAATCCATTACCACCGCTAGTAAAATTTGGGATGAAATTAACGGGTTAAACCTTAATCAAAATATTCTTCCAACTCGTGAGCGAGCAAATCTAATTCTAAAAAAAGGTCACAATCACCAAGTAGAATTAATAAAATTAAGAAAATAAAAATTCGCACGTAAAAACGTGCGAATCTTAGTCAATGCCTAACTCACAATCAGTTATTGATAAAAATATCGTAAAAAATTACCGCACTTTTTATCTAAATTTGACTTCTTGTACAATGCGTTTTGCCGTCGAGATTGGTAATTGCCCAATAAAAGTAATTTCTTTTCCTCCGATGACCTCGCTATAAATCGTATAAGCCCCTTGTTTCCAAGTATTTTCTGGTAGGTCATTAGAGCCTACATTAGAGACAAACAACGTAAAAGTAAATAAGCCATCACTATATAATGCGCTATCTATGATTTCATTTTCTAATATTTCTTGAGTATATCGAATTAAAGAAAAACCTTGTGGCAACCAACCTGCAGACCAAGTTATATCTGAACTTTGTTCATTTTTACTTTCTTTCAATAAAGGGGGCAATGATACCTTGTTAATATAATCCGTTAATCCTCTCAATCTGTCATCGATGTAAAGTGTTACAACTCTAAATTGATCAAGTAGTTTGCCTTCGCGATCAAGCATATCACCGCGTAATAACAAGCCATTTTCTTCATCGATAAACACCAAATATTGATACCGAAAATCATCTTTAGGAACAATTCTAATCGTATCAGCGAAACGCCCAGCAACACGATCTTTACCTAATTTTACGAAATCATAATAAGAAGAAAGCTTATCAAAATTTGCACGCACAACCGCAGGCATCGCATCAACTATATTGCCACTATTAAGCGTAAATGCTTGAGCATTTGGCTGAAAATAACTGACTAAATTATCACGTTGAATAATTTCTTGCTGGCGACCATCTAAAGTGACTAATTGTGCGTAGGTTTTGTTATCTTGTCTGATATGTCGATAACGAAATGAATCCATATTTGCTGGAGTAGTTTGCACAAAGGCAATTTCATAATTGAGATTATCCAATGCTTGTGTCATTTTATCTAACGACTGCTTCGCAGAAAGCTCTTCAGCAGAAGCAATGCTACTTAATAGCAAAGAAAGAGAAAGTGCGGTAAATTTTAATGCGATTTTTTTCATAGAAATCTAAAGGATAAAAATTCACCACACTAAATAACAATTAGGTGGTGAATCAATAATCTGAACAAAGGAAACCAATTTATCTTACTTGACTGCTACTTACACCTAAAGCATCAGAGTGCATACGACGTTGCAATTCATAGTTTTGCAACATTGCGCCAATGCGACGACTTTTTTTCTCAAGCTGATCTGAAGTCAATGTATCTTTGCTTGGCGCATTATAGCTAATTTCTTGAACTGCATTATTAAATGGCAAGGTTTGCAACACTGGCACTTCTGGTAAATTAGACGCTTCGTTTTTACTATTGAAAGATTGAACACCAAGTACTGCCACTAAACATACACCAGCAGCAACAGCAACTTGCGTCATTGGCGCAAAAAATGCCTTTAATTTTTGCATAAATGCAGAATTATGTGCATCTTCTGGTTCAGGTTGAGACACCGCAATGACATCGACTTTCTTCACGTCTTCTAACTCAATCAAATCTGCCATTTTAGCGGTAAAATCCCCCCCTAAAAAGACCGCACTTTCTTTACGCATTACTGAACGAACGGTATGAAATGAATGCCAAGACGCTTGTAATTCTTCGTCTCTTAATAAAGCATCTGTCAAGTCAGTTTTGACTTGTTCGCCATCCATATAGGCTGAAAGCTGCTCTTTTTGCATAGTAAACTCCAATTTTTATTCGCTCTACATTAGAGGTTGAATTTTATTTTCGATCATTTCCCTTGCTCGGAAGATTCGGGAACGAACCGTACCAACAGGACAATCCATAATTTCTGCAATCTCTTCGTAACTTAAACCTTCTAGCTCTCGTAACGTAATCGCAGTTTTTAAATCTTCTGGTAAGTTATGAATAGTATCAAAAACAATTCTTTCTAACTCACTAGACAATACCTCATTTTCGGGTGTATCCACATCCCTAAGGTGTGTTCCCACATCATAATTTTCAGCATCTTCTGCCAAAATATCTTCATTTGGTGGACGGCGACCTTGAGCCGTTAAATAATTTTTTGCCGTATTAACGGCAATTCGATAAAGCCATGTATAGAAAGCACTTTCGCCACGAAAAGATTCAATTGAGCGATAAGCCTTTATAAAGGATTCTTGCACCACATCAGGAATATCGTTACGCGATACATATCGGGTCAAAAGCCCTGCTACTTTATTTTGATAACGCGAAACCAACAAATTGAAGGCTTTTTTATCCCCTTGCTGTACTCTTTCTACCAAAGCCTGATCTGTTAGCTGTTCAGCCATATTTCTCCCATGCCAATATCTAACACGCCTTAATATCAAGACAGCAAGCTCTTGTTGCTTGTTCAGACAAAAGCGTGTTAAAAAAGTTCATTCGCTAATCAATAATTTTAATTTATGATGATTTTCTGCACTTTTTGAATATATTCAACCATCATTTGAAGCTCTACATCTTGTGATTTCACACGATTAAAAAACCACGAAAACAACTGCAAATCAGAACTTTCTAACAAGCGAATAAAAATATCTTTTTTGTCATCTGTTAATTCATGAAAATGCGTCAAATAAAAAGGCATTATGATTTTATCTAACTCCAGCATTCCTCGACGACAATCCCATTCAATGCGAAGTTTATTATATTTTTCCATTTTATTTCCCTAAAATTGAGGGCTGATTATAGCTTAAAAAATAGTAATAAAAAAAGTCAGCATTTCTGCTAACTTTCATTCTTTAAATATTATTTATTCTTTAATAAATCACGGATTTCAGTAAGCAATGTTTCTGCCTTTGGTGCAGTTTTTTTCTCCTCTGGTTTTCTTACCTTATTGATTACTTTGATCATCATAAAGATTGCAAAAGCAATAATAATAAAATCAATCACATTTTGAATAAACAAACCATAATTTAAAGTAACAGCAGGAACATCGCCTTGTGCTTGTGCTAATACAAATTTCATATCTTTGAAATCAATACCACCAGTTAAAATCCCCAACACGGGCGTAAAAATATCACTAACAAGTGAACTTACGATCTTGCCAAATGCGCTGCCAATAATCACACCGATAGCCATATCTACGACATTGCCACGCATTGCAAATTCGCG
Proteins encoded:
- a CDS encoding TonB-dependent hemoglobin/transferrin/lactoferrin family receptor, with the translated sequence MGNTDTTINIKEKKVGETQISAKQLAKQQASDSRDIVRYETGVTVVEAGRFGSSGYAIRGVEENRVAVQIDGLAQAETISSQGFKELFEGYGNFNNTRNSAEIETLKEVKINKGANSIKAGSGALGGSVSFETKDARDFLTEKNYHFSYKHGYNSVNQQNLNTLTTAGRYKWFDFLVVHTDRQSDESKNYGYHHYDGNIQGKTREKADPYRYKLKSTLLKLSFQPTENHRLTLAADLYDNTSKGHDFSYNLNSSNLIQNCSETEGHCAEKALRHTNDQIKRKNYSVIYENYSVNPLYDTLRISFSNQTIRTRARTDDYCDGNSRCEGFNNPLGLHFNEENQLVGADNNPVDYKNIPDKVTDKVITVEKTFTVDTSKSSWKWDDTFRNNLRQSQIELNTHYKTRGVSYDLDLMKINGNIVTVPYEIPQGKEIIPGDRHLTVNGKTYKNDEVNKQPFSLTSTYNDLILPCHQEGGVNCKKSTIEAFDKEGNIVNIPITIEKAATGDDVAHLQKQEFDKNNRRYTQISAPNLLLPSGAGYLENTWTKRDLNTITKQLNLDLTKYIEIGRTQHNLSYGGLWSQIKKEMINHSGFNAISKVWWATYPKDCQSGDGFNPFCNRIDTYSFLIPVKTNTTALYFADDVKVNNYWGFDWAFRYDRIKHAPEYVPGKTPKVPDGLVANPTLEPKFNIANVYSDPEELAKMQKNALARIQEIAQKRKHATYSYSLGLTLDPFDWLRVQTKYRKGFRAPTSDETYFTFLHPDISIVPNTDLEIETSKNKEIAFTFHKPFGYLTTSIFRTDYNNYIDLAHICDSGKGNCPTLIGRNLEYPIYKNVNRPTAKLTGFELQAKLILGEIAKPLTGFSIGYKFTYQKGKMTYDPKIDEVKPTDGYIPMNAIQPKTSVINLSYAHPKDYFGIDVYLTHVSAKKGKETYNRYKPKFNDLKNSYVKWRSNAYTLIDLISFVKPIPNLTLQAGVYNLTNRKYITWDSARSIRPFGTSNLINQTTGAGINRFYAPGRNYRMSVQFEF
- the dusA gene encoding tRNA dihydrouridine(20/20a) synthase DusA, which encodes MLQNLPHFYRCRFSVAPMLDWTTRHCRYFHRQFSKHALLYTEMVTASAIIHAKYDHLDFDLQENPVALQLGGSDPEQLKYCAKLAEERGYHEINLNVGCPSDRVQNGMFGACLMAKADLVADCVEQMQSAVKIPVTVKTRIGIDELDSYEFLCDFIEKVQGKGCQEFIIHARKAWLSGLSPKENREIPPLDYARVYQLKHDFPHLTIAINGGIKTIEEMKQHLQYVDGVMVGREAYQNPSLLGQIDQALFDPNAPIVTAHEAVRSMLPYIEQQLSQGIHLNHIVRHILGAFQNCKGARQWRRYLSENAFKQGAGIEVVETALSFVES
- a CDS encoding chloride channel protein → MSCCSLVCVTPRNGIAGGIFTPSLTTGAGIGSMLWDLSGGMVDQRFLVILCMAAFLAGCTQSPVTASVVVMEMTGAQPVLIWLLISSIIASIISHQFSPKPFYHFAAGCFRQQMQARQAEELRSKTEQEK
- the tuf gene encoding elongation factor Tu: MSKEKFERTKPHVNVGTIGHVDHGKTTLTAAITTVLAKHYGGAARAFDQIDNAPEEKARGITINTSHVEYDTPTRHYAHVDCPGHADYVKNMITGAAQMDGAILVVAATDGPMPQTREHILLGRQVGVPYIIVFLNKCDMVDDEELLELVEMEVRELLSQYDFPGDDTPIVRGSALQALNGVAEWEEKILELAGHLDTYIPEPERAIDQPFLLPIEDVFSISGRGTVVTGRVERGIIRTGDEVEIVGIKDTAKTTVTGVEMFRKLLDEGRAGENIGALLRGTKREEIERGQVLAKPGSITPHTDFESEVYVLSKDEGGRHTPFFKGYRPQFYFRTTDVTGTIELPEGVEMVMPGDNIKMTVSLIHPIAMDQGLRFAIREGGRTVGAGVVAKIIK
- the coaA gene encoding type I pantothenate kinase, producing the protein MNLTPFLSFNRKQWAELRKSVPLKLTEQDLKPLLGFNEELSLDEVSMIYLPLARLINYYIDENLRRQAVLHRFLGRNKTKVPYIISIAGSVAVGKSTSARILQSLLSHWPAERKVDLITTDGFLYPLEKLKKDHLLHKKGFPISYDTPKLIHFLADVKSGKTEVEAPIYSHLTYDIIPDKFNVINKPDILILEGLNVLQTGNNKTNQTFVSDFVDFSIYVDAEEKLLKEWYIKRFLKFRESAFNDPNSYFKHYANLSKEESITTASKIWDEINGLNLNQNILPTRERANLILKKGHNHQVELIKLRK
- the rseB gene encoding sigma-E factor regulatory protein RseB codes for the protein MKKIALKFTALSLSLLLSSIASAEELSAKQSLDKMTQALDNLNYEIAFVQTTPANMDSFRYRHIRQDNKTYAQLVTLDGRQQEIIQRDNLVSYFQPNAQAFTLNSGNIVDAMPAVVRANFDKLSSYYDFVKLGKDRVAGRFADTIRIVPKDDFRYQYLVFIDEENGLLLRGDMLDREGKLLDQFRVVTLYIDDRLRGLTDYINKVSLPPLLKESKNEQSSDITWSAGWLPQGFSLIRYTQEILENEIIDSALYSDGLFTFTLFVSNVGSNDLPENTWKQGAYTIYSEVIGGKEITFIGQLPISTAKRIVQEVKFR
- a CDS encoding sigma-E factor negative regulatory protein, which encodes MQKEQLSAYMDGEQVKTDLTDALLRDEELQASWHSFHTVRSVMRKESAVFLGGDFTAKMADLIELEDVKKVDVIAVSQPEPEDAHNSAFMQKLKAFFAPMTQVAVAAGVCLVAVLGVQSFNSKNEASNLPEVPVLQTLPFNNAVQEISYNAPSKDTLTSDQLEKKSRRIGAMLQNYELQRRMHSDALGVSSSQVR
- the rpoE gene encoding RNA polymerase sigma factor RpoE, yielding MAEQLTDQALVERVQQGDKKAFNLLVSRYQNKVAGLLTRYVSRNDIPDVVQESFIKAYRSIESFRGESAFYTWLYRIAVNTAKNYLTAQGRRPPNEDILAEDAENYDVGTHLRDVDTPENEVLSSELERIVFDTIHNLPEDLKTAITLRELEGLSYEEIAEIMDCPVGTVRSRIFRAREMIENKIQPLM
- a CDS encoding succinate dehydrogenase assembly factor 2, encoding MEKYNKLRIEWDCRRGMLELDKIIMPFYLTHFHELTDDKKDIFIRLLESSDLQLFSWFFNRVKSQDVELQMMVEYIQKVQKIIIN
- the mscL gene encoding large-conductance mechanosensitive channel protein MscL; this encodes MNFIKEFREFAMRGNVVDMAIGVIIGSAFGKIVSSLVSDIFTPVLGILTGGIDFKDMKFVLAQAQGDVPAVTLNYGLFIQNVIDFIIIAFAIFMMIKVINKVRKPEEKKTAPKAETLLTEIRDLLKNK